From the Vicinamibacteria bacterium genome, one window contains:
- the ychF gene encoding redox-regulated ATPase YchF codes for MKAGIIGLSSVGKSTLFQLLTGAAAPAAGRPEARVGIARVPDPRVHALAEMYKPKKSTWATVEYVDVPGVAKGEGAALVDLPALRGVDALLHVVRAFASETVAHPDGSVDPLRDAKMLELELILADLGAVERRLERLEGNIKKAKKPEDVAERAVFIKMKDWLEGERPLRELVLEEDERRRLRSYSFLSEKPVLLVVNLGEDGIRGAAAFLESSGLVNLAARPGLALCPVSAPIEAEMGLLSPEDARAFREDLGLSEPGLDRVIQTSYALLGLISFLTAGDDECRAWTIRRGTRAQVAAGTIHSDIERGFIRAEVVAFTDLMSAGSLAACREKGTLRLEGKDYEVQDGDVINFRFNV; via the coding sequence ATGAAAGCGGGAATCATCGGACTTTCCTCCGTCGGCAAGAGCACCCTCTTCCAGCTCCTTACGGGAGCGGCCGCTCCCGCCGCGGGACGACCCGAGGCCCGGGTGGGGATCGCCCGCGTCCCTGACCCCCGCGTCCATGCCCTGGCCGAGATGTACAAGCCCAAGAAGAGCACTTGGGCCACCGTGGAGTACGTGGACGTGCCCGGAGTGGCCAAGGGGGAGGGCGCCGCCCTCGTTGACCTCCCCGCCTTGCGGGGGGTGGATGCCCTCCTGCACGTGGTGCGCGCCTTCGCGTCCGAGACCGTTGCCCACCCCGACGGCTCCGTCGACCCCCTCCGCGACGCCAAGATGCTGGAGCTGGAGCTGATCCTGGCCGACCTCGGCGCCGTGGAGCGACGCCTCGAGCGCCTGGAGGGGAACATCAAGAAGGCCAAGAAGCCCGAGGACGTGGCCGAACGCGCCGTCTTCATTAAGATGAAGGACTGGCTGGAGGGGGAGCGGCCGCTGCGCGAGCTGGTGCTGGAGGAGGACGAGCGCCGACGCCTGCGCAGCTACTCCTTCCTCTCCGAGAAGCCTGTCCTCCTGGTGGTGAACCTGGGGGAAGACGGGATCCGGGGGGCGGCAGCCTTTCTCGAGAGCTCCGGCCTCGTCAACTTAGCGGCCCGCCCCGGCCTCGCCCTCTGCCCCGTCTCCGCCCCCATCGAGGCCGAGATGGGCCTGCTCTCCCCCGAGGACGCCCGCGCCTTCCGGGAAGACCTCGGCCTCAGCGAGCCCGGCTTGGACCGGGTGATCCAGACATCCTACGCGCTGCTCGGGCTCATCTCCTTCCTGACCGCGGGGGACGACGAGTGCCGGGCCTGGACCATCCGCCGCGGGACCCGCGCGCAGGTGGCGGCGGGAACCATCCACTCCGACATCGAGCGCGGCTTCATCCGGGCGGAGGTGGTGGCTTTCACGGACCTCATGAGCGCGGGCTCCCTCGCCGCCTGCCGGGAAAAGGGGACGCTGCGCCTGGAGGGGAAGGACTACGAGGTCCAGGACGGCGACGTCATCAATTTCCGGTTCAATGTCTGA